In Diorhabda carinulata isolate Delta chromosome 6, icDioCari1.1, whole genome shotgun sequence, a single genomic region encodes these proteins:
- the LOC130894919 gene encoding ATP-dependent DNA helicase pif1-like has product MAHKRALEALNRILKDLRNDPRCFGGAMVFTIWRFPLPVPRSTAADEINACLKSSNLWRYVKKLQLTTNILLLSCLLSEMLNDASAEDFSEQLLTIGNSQVPVDESNGLISFPNNFYNFVSSKNELIHNIFPNIISNYKNNEWLSERSILAAKNKNVDGLNYIIQNKIIGTTHSFKSIDFVTNEDEAINYPIEFLKSLDVPGLLPHNLRLKVGSVVIMLRNINQPKLCNGTRLVVRKLMNNVIYATILKGKFKGGEVLIPRISMIPTDMPLEFKRLQFPILLAFAMTINKSQGQSLKVCGLNLEHPCFSHGQLYVAYSRVGRSSALFVFAPDNKTKMSCITSYLREE; this is encoded by the coding sequence ATGGCGCATAAACGTGCATTAGAAGCACTTAACCGAATATTGAAAGATTTACGCAATGACCCGAGATGTTTTGGAGGAGCAATGGTTTTTACTATCTGGAGATTTCCGCTACCAGTTCCAAGATCTACGGCTGCCGACGAAATAAACGCTTGCCTCAAATCGTCGAATCTATGGCGCTATGTGAAGAAACTGCAGCTGACAACAAACATTCTGCTACTCTCATGTTTGTTGTCAGAGATGCTTAATGATGCATCTGCTGAAGATTTCTCTGAGCAATTGCTGACTATCGGTAATAGTCAAGTACCTGTCGATGAATCGAACggattgatatcatttccaaataatttctataattttgtcTCATCAAAAAACGAACTTATCCACAACATATTTCCAAACATCATTTCtaactacaaaaataatgaatggtTGAGTGAGCGATCAATTTTAGCTGCTAAGAATAAAAATGTAGATGGCCTGAActacataattcaaaataagatCATTGGAACAACGCATTCATTTAAATCTATTGACTTCGTTACAAATGAAGATGAAGCCATCAACtatccaattgaatttttaaaatcctTGGATGTGCCTGGCTTACTACCGCACAATTTACGCCTAAAGGTTGGCTCCGTAGTAATCATGCTTCGAAACATAAACCAACCAAAACTGTGCAACGGTACGCGTTTGGTGGTTagaaaattgatgaacaatGTAATTTACGCGACGATACTGAAAGGAAAATTCAAAGGTGGGGAAGTTCTCATTCCGAGGATCTCGATGATCCCAACCGATATGCCGTTGGAATTTAAAAGACTTCAATTTCCGATCCTTCTTGCATTTGCCATGACCATCAACAAATCACAAGGCCAATCCTTAAAAGTTTGTGGTTTGAATCTAGAACATCCATGTTTTTCCCATGGTCAATTATATGTGGCATATTCACGGGTCGGAAGATCATCTGCGTTGTTTGTTTTTGCGcctgataataaaacaaaaatgtcaTGTATCACAAGTTACTTAAGGGAAGAGTAA